AGGCTTCTGGTCTCCCCATCAGAGGCTCCACATTATATACTGCAGCTTGGCTGTTCTCCCTCAAGGACAGCCACGACTGTGAAAACTATGCAAAAAATTCTCAGTGCCTCCCTACTGCCCACTGAACTGCATGCACAGGTCCCAACCGCATCATCCTGAACTGTTCTAGGTTTATCCCTCACTACTACCAACGTTTATTCTGTACTACAGCCAAATTAGACATAGCAGTATCTCCTAATATACTCTGTGTTCCCTCTATCTGGGTTTGGATCAGTCCTTGCCCTCATCCAGAATGTACTCCCATATAATTCAATCTCTGGCACACCTCCTCCCTGAAGCCTTTCCTAATCCTCCCAACGGATTCTGATGCACCCTCCTTTGAGCCCCACAAGTGCCTTATGCAACAACAGAACAAGAATTGAGACCAAATTCTTACACTGGTTTCTACCACCTCTTTGACCCTAATCTAATTACTTCAACATCttgtcctcagtttcctcatctgtaaataaagTCTGGGACCACATGACCCCCAAAGATCCTTTATAAGGAAAAGACTAGCATTTTTGAGGTCCCAAAATACAACCTCATTTTATTGTCAATAAGCCATATGAAACAAGGGGGGTTACTCTAGTATACAGGAGGAGATGGAGGTTTTCATAGACAAAACTAGCTTGCCCTGAGCAGTCAGCAGCAGAGCCAGAAACCAAACACAAACCTCTCTCCCCTACACCATGCCGCCTAGTCCTGATGCCATTTGTGTTATACAGGTTGTCTTCTTTGATGACGTTTGTTTCACTTCCCCTCTGAGCTCCATGAGGCAGTCAGAGTCAGGCTTATTCACTTTAGGATCTTCTGCTGGGTCACAAATAGCGTTTGCACATAAGGGGcaactgataaatatttgttgaaatgaaaTAGAGTGTTAACTGTGGTCTTTCACTTGAGAAGCTTGAGAAGTGAAACTGTCCCTTTTCCTGGGAGCATTTGTCTATCATGGAATTGCTGATTTTTCAGGTGTTCTTGTGATGCAAAGACTttctaataaaataaaacctGCTGCCTAACTGCTTACTGAAAATACTGAGAACACAGATGTTCTTAATTCAATACTTTTAAAAGTCCTCCCAAGAAAGAAAAACGACACATTATTTTTGAGCTGACTACCTTGATGATCTGTCCATTTACCACTGCACCCCGTGCTTTCCCCGCCAGGTGGTGATGTGTTTGCCTTGGCAGACGATGGGGCATCGGTGCTATTTGAGGCGGCAGGAGGGGGCAATCCTGACTGTATTTCCCTCCTGCTGGACTATGGAGGAAGTGGAAACGTACCTAACAGAACAGGGCACCTTCCTATACACCGAGCTGCCTATGAGGGACATTACCTGTGAGTAACAAATCATAGGATGatcaaaaatacaaaattgtATATACCGTAAAATTCCAGGTCTCCTTAACTATACCTCCCCAAATCCAAAAAGACGAAGGCAAAACGTTCACAAGGTTTTCTAAATATTAGGCCAAATGTTTAtctaaatatttgtttgattttttccccctcctttttatATTCTTGTACTTCATAAAATTTCTACATTCAACTTCCACTGCTTTTTTAATGAAAGGAATTTGCTTTTAGAAGGAAGTAAATTATAAGTGAGAACTCTGCACAAGCCACCCAAGTGTGacctcctgtttttgtttttgttttttaatgtgtttaaacAAAATACTACAGGGTTTCTATAAATTTTGCCCTTGGTAAAGGATTAAAATTTATGATAATAATATCAGTATTACTCCAACTTTTACCAACACTGACAAATTTTACAGTATAATGTCAAATTAATCCTTGAATAGAACAGTTTCATTGTAAGcttagattattttttttaaatggacagatttttttaaaatcacaaaatgaGCCATAATCAACACATCAATAGAAGTCTATAATCACTATATTAAATCACCCACTATGAGAGGATAATTCCaggcaattaaatattttttattgtaagtTCAAAAACTTTGTTAGGCTTTATAGCTTCCAGTGGCCACATTGGCTGTCAAATGGCGACATAATTGATGCTAAGTGACACATTTGTAAAGTTTACCTGGATTTACTCCCAGTGTTCATGAATTCACACATGGTTGCTCTGAATTAGGTGCAAGAGATCAAATTATCCTTGCCTGTGGCTCTCACACATGTCTAGTTCAATCAAGTGTGAAATTCACAACTATTTGCCACAGGTGCTTAGAAAGATAAGCTATGGTTAGTTATCTCAGTAGGACTGATGTAAGGTTGatagaataataaaaattctCCTTGTGACTAATATTTCAATTTCAAGTTATACAGAAGCAGATGGGAATTACATGGCCAATATGAAAGCATAGATTGCTTAGAGGCAGTAAGAGgagcaatgaatgagaattcaaAAGGCCTAAATTCTAGTCCTTGCTCCACatttaactgtgtgaccttggacaagtcatttcacCTCTCCAGACTTCATACTGCTCTTCTGTTAAATAGAAGGGTTGGACAAGTGATGTCCAAGGTCACTTCCAGCTCTAATTTACTGTGGCTCATTAGTTTCATGTCATGGTCAAGACTATGACGCATTCTTCTATGGCATCAGATGGGCttgcttttcctttatttattttttcattaaatagcATTGGTTGTTTATAAATATGTTGTTCAGAAAAGAACTGGCAGATGGGAAGGGTTCCTTACAGTTCTAGAACCAAACATATAAGATGCAGTCTGTTCCCCAGGTATATTTTGAGTAGGAAGCTAAATTAACGCTAAACCAAATGGACAAAGGACGAGTGTTTGGTTATCTGGAGGAAATAAGTGAAACTAAACAAACTGTGTTTGCATGTCTAGTGAGGAAgctggtttgtttaactttttattttcttcatgccaTGTGAATATTTGACTTTCTTTTTAGTGTACTGAAATATCTCATCCCTGTAACATCCAAATATGCAATCCAGAAAAGTGGCCTAACACCAATTCACTCAGCAGCAGATGGGCAGAATGTACAGTGCCTAGAACTGCTTATTGAAAATGGCTTTGATGTCAATACCCTGCTTGCTGACCACATTTCTGAGAGCTATGACGATGAGCGGAAGACAGCACTCTATTTTGCCGTATGTAATAATGATATCCATTGCACAGAAGTCCTTCTGGATGCAGGTGCAAACCCAAACTTAGATCCCCTCAACTGCCTACTTGTGGCGGTGAGAGCCAATAACCATGAAATTGTCCGGCTGCTTCTCTCCCATGGAGCTAATGTCAATTGTTATTTTATGCACGTGAATGACACTCGTTTCCCCAGTGCCATTCAGTATGCCCTGAATGACGAGGTAATGCTGAGGCTGCTGCTGAATAATGGCTATCAAGTGGAGATGTGCTTTGACTGCACGCATGGGGACATCTTTGGAAATTCCTTTGTGTGGTCAGAGATAGAGGAAGAGGTACTGCCAGGATGGACATCCTGTGTAATAAAAGATAACCCGGTGAGTTACATCCTTTTCTTCGTCCTATTGGGAATCATCCTAACTTTTGCTTCTTTAAGGAtgttacaggaaaagaaaaatcagctcCAACTGTTATATGTTTCTTGTTCTTGAAGTTTTGTTTGTGGTGACATGAGATTTAAGCATAAAACAAGGTGAAAaagattgtttatttttcttgaattggAAACTGAGTGAAGACTGTGAAAACATATGAAATTAACAATTTATGCTTATGTGGTGGAATATGGGgctagaaaaacagaaagaagaatcATGGAAAGAAGCATGATTCTTCCCATGCTTCTGAAATGACGTTGATAACAGTCATTTCAGAGCCACGTGTACAGTTTCAGGGCTTATAGTTTCACAGACATAagcaaataattaattttttcttgttCATTATAAGGAGAGTACTTTATTTCCTGTAAAAAGACAAAGAGTACTTTTTCATAACAAAACTGAGTGTTTATGTATATGGTATATTAAAAGTACtactaaattaaattttatcaatTCTTTCAGTTCTGTGAGTTTATTACAGTTCCTTGGATGAAACATTTGGTGGGCAGCGTTATTCGTATATTAATAGATTATATGGATTATATCCCTCTGTGTGCTAAACTGAAGTCTGCACTAGAAGTACAGAGACAATGGCCAGAAATCCGTCAGATACTaggtaaaaaaaaagttttacctacaaaattttttataaagaatGTAAATAGGGAAAGTTTCTTAATATCATCTTTTATACTATTTTAGTGCTACTTTATATTCAGAATTATCTGTTTTTTTAGATCATGTTTAATGCCTCTGATGTAAGATACTGATGTTTTGCCTTTCTCTGTACTTTCCAACTCTTTAATTGCATAATGAGTAATACTATGGCTCTACTAATATTTTGACTAGAATTCATGTTTTAAAAGTTAACTTCTGTAATATCATAAAGTATGTAGATGGTAATCGCCACATGGGCAGGGatctactttatttttttattctcaagGTTTAGCATAATACCTTGTAATCATGAAGACTCAATAAACactcagtaaatgaatgaatggaattaaTTAGAATTATCCTTTTTGATATGCACTCTCTGAGGTCATTATAGACAAACTCCTACCATCAATAGTTTGTGTTATAGGCAGTCCATTTCATATTCTAAAGCTTAGTTACAATCATAAAAATGAACTATATTACAGAAGTTTCaataaaaatacatctaaagttactttaaatacaaataaatagaagCTAGAAAAAACATAAATTGCAGAGGTTTTTCACTTTCTAAATATGAGTTTGGAAAACTGAACTTCCAAAACCTACCTGGACATCAATTTTGTGGAGCCTGAGAGAAGCATCATCAAACTTTATACATTACATTTAAACATTCTGATACTCTTAATACACCCAAATCAGCCTTCAGTGGAATAACAAAACCACAACAGCCTGTTCTTTAGGATCATTATGCAAATTCAGTAAATATGTTTGACAGCCAAGAAGATCAAACTAAAATGTTGCATTGCTTTATGTATCATATTTGTTAGGTGTAAGGttctgataaatatatatatatatatgagtaatAAAAAGGTTTGTATCTAAGCAGAGTCTCATACATTAAATGAATTAATCTGAATTTGGACAATTCTGACCACGGTAGTAAGAAATGTAGGTTGGTAGAAAGGATGGAGACTTTGGCTAGAAAGAGTGATAGCTTAACTCAGTGTATATTTGGAGGTAATCTTGGATTTTCCTCAAATGGCTCTTCCCCTTCAATGAGTTCTATAATAGAAGAGGCTTTATGGAAACTAAAACAAGAATCTTAGAGAATCTTGTAAATAATGTAGTATTATGAGCCTAGTACTTGACCTCTGGGGTCAGACAGACCTAGAATGGGATGGACTTCTGACCTTGCCTAGATGTAGGATTGCTAGGCTGTACAGTACGTATGTCATTCAGAGCTGATATTTTCATGGAAGCAAGCAACAATTTATTatatcctttttgttttattagggGTAGgggaatattttatttcctttaaaaagacCAGGATCGTCATATTAACTGTGTAACTACTTATCCTTTTTATGCCAAGGTTTTCCCACTGTGAAATGGGACTAGGATAGTATTTACCTCATAAGGTTGTTGCAGGGACATAGAGAGATGAACATGTAAGATAAGACACTTATTATAATGTCTAcaatgttaaaaacaataaatttagctatataaaactaaattattagtatttcatattatttttgttACATGGTAAGTTTATGTGCAGTATCtgaaatgtatatacataaagcATATCATGAAATCCTCACAGCTTGCAGAGTTAGAAGCTATCatgcttatttttacaaataaaaaacatgGCTAAAGGCAATTGCAAAGCTATTTGAACTATATGAATCCTTGAAACTGCCCTGTCAGGCCTCCATTTATTAACTGAAATCTACACTGGGAGTAAAATGAGAATCAAGCAGGAcagacacatgagtgaattcacatAAAAGTGGGCGTGGGAAGCAGAACCCGAAGCCTCCATGTTTTGGATCATTGCAAGAAGACAACAGCATTAAGGAGCTCTGCAAAGTTAGAAGAGCTCTCTTGAACCCAACATCCTTTTAAAAGTTCAGGAAAACTGAAGCCacataaaaatgagcaacagGAAAGTATCACAGTCAATCTCaaacaaatataagaaaaaatagaaagaggAACAATAATTTACCCACAGCCAGTGCAAGCACACCAGACTCAGAATAGATTAAAACTGAAACCTTCTAT
This is a stretch of genomic DNA from Manis pentadactyla isolate mManPen7 chromosome 7, mManPen7.hap1, whole genome shotgun sequence. It encodes these proteins:
- the ASB15 gene encoding ankyrin repeat and SOCS box protein 15 isoform X1, producing MDTNDDPDEDHLTSYDIQLSIEESIDASKTTLYSERFVPLSVENRKIVEAIKQGHILELQEYVKYKYALDEADEKGWFALHEAVVQPIQQILEIVLDASYNILWEFKTSDGETPLTLAVKASLVENVKTLLEKGVWPNTKNDKGETPLLIVRTFKNYSSVKKGSYDMVSALLKHNASLDQPCVKRWSAMHEAAKQGRQDIIALLLKHGGNVHLRDGFGVTPLGVAAEHGHCDVLEHLIHKGGDVFALADDGASVLFEAAGGGNPDCISLLLDYGGSGNVPNRTGHLPIHRAAYEGHYLVLKYLIPVTSKYAIQKSGLTPIHSAADGQNVQCLELLIENGFDVNTLLADHISESYDDERKTALYFAVCNNDIHCTEVLLDAGANPNLDPLNCLLVAVRANNHEIVRLLLSHGANVNCYFMHVNDTRFPSAIQYALNDEVMLRLLLNNGYQVEMCFDCTHGDIFGNSFVWSEIEEEVLPGWTSCVIKDNPFCEFITVPWMKHLVGSVIRILIDYMDYIPLCAKLKSALEVQRQWPEIRQILENPCSLKHLCRLKIRRLMGLQRLCRPASMKKLHLPPPIQRYILFKEYDLYGRELKLP
- the ASB15 gene encoding ankyrin repeat and SOCS box protein 15 isoform X2; its protein translation is MDTNDDPDEDHLTSYDIQLSIEESIDASKTTLYSERFVPLSVENRKIVEAIKQGHILELQEYVKYKYALDEADEKGWFALHEAVVQPIQQILEIVLDASYNILWEFKTSDGETPLTLAVKASLVENVKTLLEKGVWPNTKNDKGETPLLIAVKKGSYDMVSALLKHNASLDQPCVKRWSAMHEAAKQGRQDIIALLLKHGGNVHLRDGFGVTPLGVAAEHGHCDVLEHLIHKGGDVFALADDGASVLFEAAGGGNPDCISLLLDYGGSGNVPNRTGHLPIHRAAYEGHYLVLKYLIPVTSKYAIQKSGLTPIHSAADGQNVQCLELLIENGFDVNTLLADHISESYDDERKTALYFAVCNNDIHCTEVLLDAGANPNLDPLNCLLVAVRANNHEIVRLLLSHGANVNCYFMHVNDTRFPSAIQYALNDEVMLRLLLNNGYQVEMCFDCTHGDIFGNSFVWSEIEEEVLPGWTSCVIKDNPFCEFITVPWMKHLVGSVIRILIDYMDYIPLCAKLKSALEVQRQWPEIRQILENPCSLKHLCRLKIRRLMGLQRLCRPASMKKLHLPPPIQRYILFKEYDLYGRELKLP